The following are from one region of the Paenalkalicoccus suaedae genome:
- the dnaA gene encoding chromosomal replication initiator protein DnaA, giving the protein MENLNDLWEQALLKIEEKVSKPSYDTWFKFTKADSIDQSSNTITVIAPNEFARDWLENRYFNIITDTLQELTGAELEAKFILPRDENEEELDILEKMKQNPPPEVDTYEEAPKHMLNPKYKFDTFVIGSGNRFAHAASLAVAEAPAKAYNPLFIYGGVGLGKTHLMHAIGHYVIDHNPNAKVVYLSSEKFTNEFINSIRDNKAVHFRNKYRNVDVLLIDDIQFLAGKEQTQEEFFHTFNSLHEERKQIVISSDRPPKEIPTLEDRLRSRFEWGLITDITPPDLETRIAILRKKAKAENLDIPNEVMLYIANQIDTNIRELEGALIRVVAYSSLINQDMNADLAAVALKDIIPNSKPKEITIPDIQSAVCASFGIKMEELKAKKRTKTVAYPRQIAMYLSREMTDHSLPKIGAQFGGRDHTTVIHAHEKISRLMATDQELQQQVKEIREQLRG; this is encoded by the coding sequence GTGGAGAATTTAAATGATTTATGGGAGCAAGCCTTACTTAAGATCGAAGAAAAGGTAAGTAAACCGAGCTACGATACGTGGTTTAAGTTTACGAAGGCTGACTCAATTGATCAGAGTTCAAACACGATCACTGTGATTGCGCCTAACGAATTTGCTCGTGACTGGCTTGAGAACAGATATTTCAATATTATTACCGATACGCTTCAGGAGCTCACTGGAGCAGAGCTTGAAGCAAAATTCATTTTACCTCGTGATGAGAATGAAGAAGAACTTGATATCTTAGAAAAAATGAAACAAAATCCTCCGCCAGAAGTGGATACGTACGAAGAAGCACCAAAGCATATGTTAAATCCGAAATACAAGTTTGATACCTTTGTAATCGGTAGCGGGAATCGCTTTGCGCACGCTGCCTCTTTAGCAGTAGCAGAAGCACCTGCAAAGGCATATAATCCGCTGTTTATTTATGGGGGAGTTGGACTCGGTAAAACACACTTAATGCACGCGATTGGTCACTATGTGATTGACCATAATCCAAATGCAAAAGTCGTGTATTTATCATCTGAGAAATTTACGAACGAGTTTATTAACTCGATTCGTGACAACAAAGCTGTGCATTTTCGCAATAAGTATCGAAATGTAGATGTACTTCTTATTGATGATATTCAGTTTTTAGCAGGAAAAGAACAAACGCAGGAGGAATTTTTCCATACGTTTAATTCCTTGCATGAAGAAAGAAAGCAAATTGTTATCTCAAGTGACAGACCTCCAAAAGAGATCCCGACGCTTGAAGATCGACTGCGCTCCCGCTTTGAATGGGGACTCATTACGGATATCACTCCGCCAGACCTGGAGACACGCATTGCAATTTTGCGTAAGAAAGCAAAGGCCGAGAACTTAGATATTCCAAACGAAGTCATGCTCTATATAGCAAATCAGATTGATACGAACATTCGTGAGCTTGAGGGAGCGCTTATTCGTGTAGTTGCGTACTCCTCACTGATTAATCAAGATATGAATGCTGATTTAGCTGCTGTAGCATTAAAGGACATCATTCCGAACTCAAAGCCAAAGGAAATTACTATTCCTGATATCCAGTCAGCTGTATGTGCGTCGTTTGGTATTAAGATGGAGGAGCTGAAAGCAAAGAAGCGCACTAAGACGGTCGCTTATCCAAGACAAATCGCTATGTATTTATCTAGAGAGATGACCGATCATTCTTTACCGAAAATTGGAGCGCAGTTTGGTGGACGAGATCATACAACTGTCATTCACGCACATGAAAAGATCTCTAGGCTCATGGCGACGGATCAGGAGCTACAGCAACAGGTAAAAGAAATCCGTGAGCAGCTCCGTGGATAG
- the dnaN gene encoding DNA polymerase III subunit beta: MKFTIQRDQFVQSINHVSKAISSRSTIPVLAGIKIEAYKDGVTLTGSDSDISIESFIPSEVGDEQFVEIEEEGTTVLQARFFAEIVKKLPEATVEIRVNEQNIAQISSGSSVFNINGMNADEYPRLPEIEEENVFQLKTDLLKALIKQTAFAVSTSETRPVLTGIHWSMEDGTLTCTATDSHRLAMSEAKVESEAADLSFTNVVIPGKSLSELSKILDDSEEHIDIVVTNNQILFKAKNLLFFSRLLDGNYPATKNMIPTNQKTMVQLDAKKLLAAIERALLLSDAKNNVVNLKSIDEEHLEITSVTPEVGKVTEDVTSLKFEGEELRIAFNGKNIIDALRVIESSEVAIQFTGAMSPFIMRPADRDYMLHLFSPVRTY, encoded by the coding sequence ATGAAATTTACGATCCAACGTGATCAATTTGTACAGAGCATTAACCATGTTTCGAAAGCAATCTCATCGAGAAGTACAATCCCAGTGCTCGCAGGAATTAAGATCGAAGCATACAAAGACGGAGTAACACTCACAGGAAGTGACTCTGACATTTCTATCGAGTCATTTATCCCAAGTGAAGTTGGTGATGAGCAGTTTGTAGAGATCGAGGAAGAAGGAACGACGGTCTTACAAGCACGATTCTTTGCGGAGATTGTGAAGAAGCTACCGGAAGCAACGGTTGAAATTCGCGTAAACGAACAAAACATTGCTCAGATTAGCTCTGGATCATCGGTATTTAATATTAACGGCATGAACGCAGACGAATATCCACGCTTACCGGAAATTGAAGAAGAGAACGTATTCCAGCTTAAAACGGATTTACTTAAAGCACTGATTAAGCAGACAGCCTTTGCTGTATCAACATCGGAAACAAGACCAGTTTTAACAGGAATTCACTGGTCTATGGAAGATGGCACACTAACGTGTACAGCGACAGATAGCCACCGTTTAGCAATGAGTGAAGCAAAAGTAGAATCCGAGGCCGCTGATCTTTCCTTCACAAACGTTGTTATTCCTGGAAAGAGCTTGAGTGAGCTAAGCAAAATCCTAGACGATAGCGAAGAACACATTGATATCGTTGTAACGAATAACCAGATCTTGTTTAAGGCGAAGAATCTATTATTCTTCTCTCGACTACTTGACGGAAATTATCCAGCGACGAAAAATATGATTCCGACTAACCAAAAGACGATGGTTCAGCTCGATGCGAAGAAATTACTTGCTGCGATTGAGCGTGCTCTTTTACTTTCAGACGCTAAGAACAATGTTGTGAATTTAAAGTCGATCGATGAAGAGCATCTAGAAATTACGTCTGTTACTCCTGAGGTCGGAAAAGTAACAGAGGATGTTACTAGCCTGAAGTTTGAAGGAGAAGAGCTACGCATTGCCTTTAACGGTAAAAATATTATTGACGCATTACGAGTTATTGAATCTTCCGAAGTAGCAATCCAATTTACTGGCGCAATGAGCCCGTTTATTATGCGTCCGGCAGATCGTGATTACATGCTTCACCTGTTTTCACCAGTACGCACGTACTAA
- the yaaA gene encoding S4 domain-containing protein YaaA, whose translation MEEIITVRGDYITLGQALKEAAIIPSGGAAKAFLADIPVWVNEEAENRRGRKLYPGDVVTIEDMGSLSIVSEDA comes from the coding sequence ATGGAAGAGATCATTACGGTGCGAGGCGATTATATAACGTTAGGACAAGCGCTAAAGGAAGCTGCTATTATCCCGTCAGGCGGAGCAGCAAAGGCCTTTTTAGCGGATATACCAGTTTGGGTGAATGAAGAGGCAGAAAATCGCCGAGGACGAAAGCTCTACCCAGGAGACGTTGTCACGATTGAGGACATGGGTTCTTTATCGATTGTCTCTGAAGATGCGTGA